In Melitaea cinxia chromosome 4, ilMelCinx1.1, whole genome shotgun sequence, a single genomic region encodes these proteins:
- the LOC123670412 gene encoding low-density lipoprotein receptor-related protein 4, with the protein MPAPLAVHLTFVAIFWLCINADDTLSAAARPSNGTVEPPDTRSAIGRVPPYQPPANGVPGMQLPGFRPHSPYTRVDAWHPNGRIHANPKGLYVVADDIEDDAHDGGCHIPCSKEFFTCQETCKCITMDKRCDGKVDCEGSEDEVGCTPSCDEHENRTVCHSTSVCIALEWICDGDNDCGDFSDESQCGGDNCSSEEFQCNNGLCIHTEWLCDGDNDCRDNSDELNCPKGKCRDNQFTCASGECLAIHWRCDKEADCPDNSDEADCPVDLLQCGENEIQCNNKNCVRKDFQCDGDNDCEDWTDEDSCPIVPGSCNSAEFKCSDGKCIPDRWRCDMERDCSDGDDELNCDPHGIRNCTSDEYSCLDRRCISKTWLCDGVRDCTNGEDEKDCQVFCEEDQYMCKSVVRDAFRNCVNRKHVCDGMNDCPQGDDEQKCPTKRACDHDDLCEKTCITTFEGSPGCACPVGYLLDDDGFGCRDVDECMYEQDPVCSQTCSNIPGSFFCGCMTGYVLRPDKRSCKATGESPTLLFSNRVGIRQVWLTGDNYMSILKGLHNAVALDYHYEKKLVFWTENNMKVIRVAPMDSNNMSDVIHWGLETPGGVAVDWIHDLLFWTDSGTRRVEVATLDGSQRAVLAASDVDKPRAIVVHPGDAILFWTDWGPNPKIERSDMDGSNRKSVIVNEIFWPNGLTIDYMDSKIYWADAKHHVIERATFDGRDRKRITNKGLPHPFALTLFEDAIYWTDWHTKSISTVNKETGMAMQTVHASLHVPMDIKSYHPLRQLRTYKNRCATNNGGCTHLCLPNSNGYSCRCHIGFNLGPDSRTCEETPEKLLLYARRKDIRLKPLQTRKQMDSLDMVIPVQNIKSAVALDWDHNSNSIFWTDVEKDTINKAYLNGSQQVVVVGSNLISPAGLAYDWLTNKLYWTDAGTNRIEVANANGTMRTLLAWENIDKPRDIVLDPKGGLMYWSDWGAAPCIERADMDGGNRKRLIFGNMTWPNGLALDLVNNKIYWTDGGNRTIEYANLDGTGRTVLIGQHLPHPFGLDLYGDEVFWTDWDTQSIQAANKFTGKNRRTLGAGVEGLMDVRVFHKERRGGFHRCSKNNGGCSHLCLLKPQGRSCACPIGIKLSKDGLTCTNGPINFLIFAHRVDIRIVSLDVPYLVDVVLPLPALKNALGVDVDQRTGLIYWTDTGERKIKRANKEGKQNETIIERGLHTADGIAIDSAGRKIYWTDGGRNSIEVAELDGMNRKVLVWTGLDSPRAIALHYEYGYMFWSDWGTSAKIERADMDGKNRKIIVEHDIKWPNGLAIDRIEGRLYWNDAKMLTIESSDFNGHDRRTLLKEVSYPYGIVIVGQHIYWTDWKTKALHRADKSNGQEQLTIRENLEGLMDIRAIQGDHILENACGKRNGGCSHLCLRSPQGYTCACPTGLLFENETEYNPKICKKHPDNFLVFAARGSMAMISLDTPEQWDVTLPVKNIQNSVAVDYHWEKKLIFFTDVNRNVIRSINMENMSESKDIINTGIDTPNGLGVDWIANNIYWTDNDFKVVEVARLDGSCRKTLISGLTEPRALALFPAKGYLYWSDWGESPNIERSVLDGSQRKIIVNHDLGFPNGITIDYKDRRLYWTDALKDRIDTSDLNGQHRVQLVPEAKNPFGMTQFNEYIYWTDWYKKSVMRADKRTGKNVTAIRTDLEMVMEIKAVSSEKQHGWNPCKEDNGGCSHLCLFRGHDYICACPDAIDDRSCSKKPKLRVGLEMPNNYPSFYDYSDVEISNNQATSPTVISNTNTGTIIIALTATALVLFSVMVTTLICMKIRKKREGERKESYREASGHISFHNPNYSSSIFKYDKSQGRVTNLYIAEGTSLLPPPPPPPHRLPPRPDHDDFEPVTLHPFA; encoded by the exons ATGCCGGCCCCGCTTGCCGTCCACTTAACCTTTGTTGCGATTTTCTGGTTATGCA taaatgcAGACGATACATTATCCGCAGCGGCTCGGCCTAGCAATGGAACGGTGGAACCACCAGACACTCGCTCTGCTATTGGCCGAGTTCCACCTTATCAACCACCTGCTAACGGGGTTCCGGGAATGCAATTGCCTGGTTTTAGACCCCACAGCCCATATACTCGAGTTGACGCCTGGCATC CTAATGGACGTATTCACGCAAATCCAAAAGGACTTTATGTGGTCGCTGATGACATAGAGGACGACGCACATGATGGTGGATGCCATATACCTTGTTCGAAGGAATTTTTCACGTGTCAG gAAACGTGCAAATGCATAACAATGGATAAACGTTGCGACGGTAAAGTGGATTGTGAAGGATCAGAAGATGAAGTAGGATGTACGCCATCTTGCGACGAACACGAAAATCGTACTGTTTGCCATTCAACCAGCGTATGCATAGCTCTCGAGTGGATATGTGATGGAGATAATGACTGTGGTGACTTCTCTGATGAGTCTCAATGCG GCGGTGACAACTGTTCATCAGAAGAATTCCAATGCAATAATGGACTTTGCATCCATACGGAGTGGCTCTGTGACGGCGACAACGACTGCCGAGACAACAGCGATGAACTGAACTGTCCTAAGGGCAA gtgTCGTGATAATCAGTTTACGTGTGCATCCGGTGAATGTCTGGCGATTCACTGGCGATGCGACAAAGAAGCTGACTGCCCTGATAACTCTGACGAAGCCGATTGCC CTGTAGACCTTCTTCAATGTGGTGAAAACGAAATACAATGCAACAATAAGAATTGTGTACGCAAAGATTTTCAATGCGACGGTGACAATGACTGTGAGGACTGGACAGATGAGGATTCCTGTCCTATTGTTCCTGGAAGTTGTAATTCAGCTGAATTCAA ATGCAGTGATGGCAAGTGCATCCCTGATCGTTGGCGCTGCGACATGGAGCGCGACTGCTCAGATGGCGATGACGAGCTCAATTGCGATCCACACGGAATCCGCAACTGCACGTCTGATGAGTACTCCTGTCTTGACCGACGTTGCATATCA AAAACTTGGCTTTGTGACGGCGTTCGTGACTGTACTAACGGCGAAGACGAAAAAGATTGTCAAGTGTTTTGTGAAGAAGATCAGTACATGTGCAAATCTGTCGTGCGTGACGCGTTCAGAAACTGCGTTAATAGAAAACATGTTTGCGATGGCATGAACGATTGTCCTCAAGGAGATGACGAACAGAAATGTCCAACCAAGAGGGCATGTGACCACGATGATTTATGTGAGAAGACATGCATTACGACGTTTGAGGGTTCTCCGGGCTGTGCCTGTCCAGTGGGATACTTGTTAGACGATGATGGCTTTGG TTGCCGAGATGTGGATGAGTGTATGTACGAACAAGACCCGGTATGCTCGCAGACGTGTTCCAATATTCCAGGAAGCTTTTTCTGCGGTTGTATGACAGGATATGTTCTTCGACCAGACAAAAGATCTTGTAAAGCAACTGGGGAATCTCCTACGCTTCTATTTTCAAATAGAGTTGGTATTCGCCAG GTCTGGCTCACTGGAGATAATTACATGTCAATTTTAAAGGGACTACACAATGCAGTGGCTTTAGATTATCATTACGAAAAGAAATTAGTGTTTTGGACtgaaaataatatgaaagtTATACGGGTTGCCCCAATGGACAGTAACAATATGTCAG ATGTAATTCATTGGGGACTAGAAACACCCGGAGGTGTAGCTGTGGACTGGATCCATGATCTCTTATTCTGGACGGACTCAGGCACGAGACGTGTGGAAGTAGCTACATTAGACGGGTCACAAAGAGCTGTATTGGCTGCTAGTGATGTTGATAAACCAAGGGCTATTGTCGTTCATCCTGGAGATGCAATTTTGTTTTGGACTGATTGGG GCCCTAATCCGAAAATAGAGCGTTCAGATATGGACGGAAGTAACAGAAAGAGTGTAATTGTTAATGAGATATTTTGGCCTAACGGATTGACTATTGATTACATGGATTCTAAAATATACTGGGCTGATGCTAAGCACCATGTTATCGAGCGCGCTACGTTTGATGGACGAGATAGGAAGCGT ATAACGAATAAAGGGTTACCCCATCCATTTGCATTGACATTATTCGAAGACGCAATATATTGGACCGACTGGCACACTAAAAGCATATCAACTGTGAACAAAGAAACTGGTATGGCAATGCAGACTGTTCATGCGAGTTTGCATGTCCCTATGGATATAAAAAG TTATCATCCATTGCGTCAACTGCGAACGTATAAGAATCGATGCGCAACCAACAACGGGGGCTGCACACATTTGTGTCTACCCAACTCGAACGGATATTCCTGTCGTTGTCATATCGGTTTCAACTTAGGTCCTGATAG TCGTACATGTGAAGAAACGCCAGAAAAATTACTTCTGTACGCGCGACGTAAGGACATAAGATTAAAGCCATTGCAGACACGAAAACAAATGGACTCCTTGGATATG GTCATTCCTGTGCAAAATATCAAGTCCGCCGTAGCACTGGACTGGGATCACAATAGTAATTCAATATTCTGGACTGACGTGGAAAAAGATACAATTAATAAGGCCTATTTGAATGGATCTCAACAAGTTGTTGTTGTAGGCTCAAATTTGA TTTCGCCAGCTGGCCTTGCTTACGATTGGTTAACGAATAAACTCTATTGGACCGATGCTGGTACTAACAGGATTGAGGTAGCTAATGCTAATGGTACAATGAGGACTTTACTGGCTTGGGAAAATATTGACAAGCCTAGAGACATAGTATTAGACCCTAAAG GCGGCCTTATGTATTGGTCTGATTGGGGCGCGGCACCCTGTATTGAACGCGCTGATATGGACGGAGGAAACAGAAAACGACTCATCTTCGGTAACATGACTTGGCCCAATGGTCTGGCTTTAGATTTGGtcaacaataaaatttactgGACGGACGGTGGAAACCGGACTATTGAATACGCCAATCTCGATGGTACTGGAAGAACTGTTCTGATCG GCCAACACCTGCCGCATCCGTTTGGATTAGATTTATACGGAGATGAAGTATTTTGGACTGATTGGGATACACAGTCGATTCAAGCAGCTAACAAATTTACTGGAAAAAATCGACGTACCCTTGGCGCTGGAGTCGAAGGGCTCATGGACGTGAGAGTTTTTCATAAGGAAAGACGAGGAGGCTTTCACAG ATGTAGCAAAAACAATGGCGGATGTTCTCATTTATGTCTTTTGAAGCCGCAAGGACGTTCGTGTGCTTGTCCAATTGGAATAAAGCTAAGC aagGATGGATTAACGTGTACAAACGGGcctattaactttttaatatttgctCACCGGGTAGACATAAGAATTGTGTCTTTGGATGTACCTTATCTCGTTGATGTCGTTCTACCATTACCAGCGTTAAAGAACGCACTCGGTGTCGACGTGGATCAGAGAActg gacttatttattggACTGACACTGGAGAAAGGAAGATCAAACGCGCTAATAAAGAAGGTAAACAGAATGAGACTATTATTGAGCGAGGTCTACATACTGCTGATGGAATCGCTATTGATTCTGCAGGGAGAAAG ATATACTGGACTGATGGAGGACGCAACAGTATCGAAGTAGCAGAACTTGATGGAATGAATAGAAAAGTTCTCGTGTGGACTGGACTgg ATTCACCTCGAGCTATAGCATTGCATTATGAATATGGATACATGTTTTGGTCTGACTGGGGAACATCAGCAAAAATAGAAAGAGCAGATATGGATGGCAAAAATAG aaaaatcaTTGTGGAGCACGATATTAAATGGCCGAATGGACTCGCAATCGACAGAATCGAAGGTCGTCTTTACTGGAATGACGCAAAAATGTTGACAATTGAAAGTTCTGATTTTAATGGACATGACCGCAGAACGCTTTTAAAAGAAGTATCTTATCCCTATGGTATCGTAATTGTGGGTCAACATATTTACTGGACTGATTGGAAGACTAAAGCTCTTCATAGAGCGGATAAATCGAATGGTCAAGAACAACTTACAATACGCGAAAACCTCGAAGGACTCATGGATATAAGAGCTATACAG GGAGATCATATATTAGAAAATGCGTGTGGTAAAAGGAATGGCGGATGTTCTCACCTTTGTCTACGTTCACCTCAAGGTTATACTTGTGCTTGTCCCACTGGCTTACTATTTGAAAATGAAACAGAATATAATCCTAAGATCTGCAAGAAACACCCAGATAATTTCTTAGTATTTGCTGCAAGAGGAAGTATGGCTATGATTTCATTAGATACTCCAGAGCAATGGGATGTGACTCTCCCTGTGAAAAATATTCAGAATTCAGTTGCAGTTGATTATCATTGGGAGAAAAAATTGATCTTTTTCACTGATGTAAACAGAAATGTTATCAG ATCTATCAATATGGAAAACATGAGTGAATCTAAGGACATAATAAATACAGGAATCGACACACCAAATGGCCTTGGAGTGGACTGGATcgctaataatatttattggacTGATAATGATTTTAAG GTAGTTGAAGTAGCAAGATTGGATGGTTCCTGCAGAAAAACACTAATATCCGGATTAACTGAGCCCAGAGCACTCGCATTGTTCCCAGCTAAAGg GTATTTGTATTGGAGCGATTGGGGTGAGAGTCCAAACATTGAAAGATCGGTATTAGATGGCAGCCAacgaaaaattattgttaatcaCGAcctgggctttccaaatggcaTCACTATCGATTATAAAGATAGAAGATTGTATTGGACTGACGCTTTAAAAGACAGAATTGATACTTCCGATTTGAATGGACAGCATAGAGTGCAGTTGGTTCCTGAAGCTAAGAATCCATTTGGCATGACTCAA TTCAATGAATACATATATTGGACTGATTGGTATAAAAAGTCAGTAATGAGAGCTGACAAAAGAACAGGTAAAAACGTGACGGCGATTCGAACAGATTTGGAAATGGTGATGGAAATAAAAGCCGTATCCTCTGAAAAACAACACGGATGGAACCCTTGCAAAGAAGACAATGGGGGATGCTCACATCTCTGTTTATTTAGAGGTCACGATTATATATGCGCTTGTCCAGATGCGATTGATGATAGAAGTTGTTCAAAGa AACCAAAACTGCGAGTAGGGCTCGAAATGCCGAATAACTACCCATCGTTCTACGACTACTCGGATGTAGAAATCTCCAACAACCAGGCGACCTCACCTACTGTCATCTCAAATACTAACACTGGCACTATAATTATTGCACTCACGGCAACCGCTTTAGTTCTTTTCAGTGTTATGGTTACTACCTTAATATGCA tgaaAATACGCAAAAAACGCGAAGGAGAAAGGAAAGAGAGCTACAGGGAAGCGAGCGGCCATATCTCCTTCCACAATCCAAACTATAGCTCCTCGATATTCAAATACGACAAGAGCCAG GGTCGGGTGACGAACTTGTACATCGCGGAGGGCACGAGCCTgctgccgccgccgccgccgccgccgcaccGCCTGCCGCCGCGACCGGACCACGACGACTTCGAACCAGTCACCCTACACCCATTCGCTTGA